In Nicotiana tabacum cultivar K326 chromosome 11, ASM71507v2, whole genome shotgun sequence, a single window of DNA contains:
- the LOC107761860 gene encoding pumilio homolog 1-like: MITDSYSKMISMVGGNNDFNDRERELSMLRSGSAPPTFEGSLSAFADFGGLSEELRSDPAYIAYYYSNVNLNPCLPPPLHSKEDWRFVQHLQGTNAAANGSSVALGDIGDQRKLIRGDKGADDRSLFPMQLGFGQEDGDVGKEDEKEWCGVGLIGLRGLGLGSQQKSIAEMIQDGRSQATSTSRHPSCPPSRPFDDVVDPSGSQFVHLHHELASLDALHSQAKIQGASALESITTSGCQSYASALGASLSRSTTPDPQLVARARSPRIPSAGGWRISSIDKRNVNVPNTSENVPSNMGEHADLVTALSGMGLSVHGMGDVRKHQNIQNHNEIDNHQNLFHLQRDQNPMKQHSYANKSESVQFGKSACSSAASYLKGPSTPTLSSGGSSPSQYPAVDNPNSMLSPYGLGGYDMNPSSPSMLENQLGGGNFPSLFENISAGATMGACGIDPRAMAGGLNFCPNLLAAAAELQNINRLDGQTLGSSLQIPQVDPMYLQYLRSTEYLSAQLSAVNDPTVNRESLGNSYMDLLELQKAYFGALFASQKSQYGLSCLGKSGGINNGYYGNIALGINMSYPGSPLAGAALHNSPFWPGSPIRYGERNMHFPSGMRNLSGVMGAWHSESGSNLGESFTSTLLDELRATKVSVWSCWRLKAMLLSSVPTSMEAGSFNRSWRPLQQGRRTWSSLKLCHKLFHW, from the exons ATGATTACTGATAGTTATTCAAAGATGATATCAATGGTAGGAGGAAACAACGATTTTAATGATCGGGAGAGAGAGCTAAGCATGTTGCGAAGCGGTTCTGCTCCGCCCACTTTTGAAGGATCGCTTAGCGCTTTTGCTGATTTTGGTGGTCTTTCAGAGGAATTAAGGTCTGATCCAGCCTACATTGCCTATTACTACTCCAACGTCAACCTAAACCCTTGCCTTCCGCCGCCTCTTCACTCCAAAGAGGACTGGCGGTTCGTGCAGCATCTCCAAGGTACTAATGCTGCAGCTAATGGTAGTTCTGTGGCATTAGGGGATATTGGAGACCAGAGGAAGTTGATTCGAGGTGATAAGGGAGCTGATGATAGGTCACTTTTTCCGATGCAGTTGGGATTTGGTCAGGAAGATGGAGATGTTGGAAAGGAGGATGAGAAGGAATGGTGCGGAGTTGGACTTATTGGGTTACGTGGGCTTGGATTAGGAAGCCAGCAGAAGAGCATTGCTGAGATGATTCAG GATGGTAGAAGTCAAGCAACATCTACTTCGAGGCATCCATCTTGTCCACCTAGCCGTCCATTCGATGATGTTGTCGATCCTTCTGGATCCCAATTTGTTCATCTCCATCACGAGTTGGCATCTTTGGATGCATTACATTCTCAGGCAAAGATCCAAGGCGCATCTGCACTCGAAAGCATCACCACATCAGGCTGTCAATCTTATGCTTCTGCTTTGGGCGCATCATTGTCACGAAGTACCACCCCTGACCCTCAGCTTGTAGCTAGAGCTCGTAGTCCTCGTATTCCTTCTGCTGGAGGATGGAGGATAAGCTCAATAGATAAAAGAAACGTAAATGTCCCTAACACATCGGAGAACGTTCCATCTAATATGGGGGAGCATGCTGATCTGGTAACTGCATTGTCTGGCATGGGTCTGTCAGTGCATGGTATGGGAGATGTACGAAAgcatcaaaatattcaaaatcaTAATGAGATCGATAATCATCAGAACCTCTTTCATCTGCAGAGGGATCAAAATCCTATGAAGCAGCATTCCTATGCAAACAAGTCTGAATCAGTTCAGTTTGGTAAATCTGCATGTTCATCTGCTGCTTCATACTTGAAAGGGCCTTCTACCCCAACACTCAGTAGTGGAGGAAGTTCACCATCTCAATATCCAGCTGTTGATAATCCTAATTCAATGCTTTCTCCATATGGTTTAGGAGGTTATGATATGAACCCTTCATCACCATCGATGTTGGAAAACCAACTTGGGGGTGGTAATTTTCCTTCattatttgaaaatatttctGCTGGGGCAACAATGGGTGCCTGTGGAATTGATCCTCGAGCAATGGCAGGAGGCTTGAATTTTTGTCCTAATCTATTGGCTGCTGCAGCTGAATTACAGAACATTAATAGACTTGATGGTCAGACCTTGGGTAGTTCACTGCAAATACCTCAGGTGGATCCCATGTACCTTCAGTACTTGAGATCAACTGAGTATCTTTCTGCTCAGCTATCAGCTGTTAATGACCCAACTGTTAACAGGGAATCTCTAGGCAATTCATACATGGATTTGCTTGAGCTTCAGAAAGCATATTTTGGGGCACTGTTTGCGTCTCAAAAATCACAGTATGGTCTTTCGTGTCTTGGAAAATCTGGTGGCATAAATAATGGTTACTATGGGAATATAGCACTTGGCATTAATATGTCATATCCTGGAAGCCCTTTGGCTGGTGCAGCTCTTCACAATTCTCCCTTTTGGCCTGGTAGTCCTATAAGGTATGGCGAAAGGAACATGCATTTTCCTTCAGGGATGAGGAACTTATCTGGTGTAATGGGAGCTTGGCATTCCGAGTCTGGTTCTAACTTGGGAGAAAGCTTTACTTCGACATTATTGGATGAGTTAAGAGCAACAAAAGTAAGCGTTTGGAGTTGTTGGAGATTGAAGGCCATGTTGTTGAGTTCAG TGCCGACCAGTATGGAAGCAGGTTCATTCAACAGAAGTTGGAGACCACTACAACAGGGGAGAAGAACATGGTCTTCTCTGAAATTATGCCACAAGCTCTTTCATTGGTGA